In the Deltaproteobacteria bacterium genome, GCCAGATCTTCTGCCGAACGCCGACCAACGCCGACACGCCGATGGCGCTGGACCGCGCGCAGCAGGCGGTGCGGCGCCTCCGTGCCGGCGAGGATTTCGCCGCCGTACGCGCGGCGCTGGGTGATCCGGAACTCGCGCCACTGCCCGACTCGCCGCTGCCGCCGATGAAGCTGATCGACTATCTCGGCCCAACCGCGGCCCGCGCACTGTCAGCGTTGGAAGTCGGTGCGGTGAGTGATCCGATTCGGTCAAGCACCGGCTTTCACGTCTTGCAGGTGATCGAGCGTGTGCCCGACTCCGGCCCGCCGCTCGACGAGATCAAGCCGCAAGTGCTCGCCGAGTATCGCCGTCGTGCCGGCGAGCAAGCGCTGCGGGCGTACCTCGACGACCTGCGCCGCCGCGCCAACGTCGCGATTGCACCGACGCTGCCATGACCACGCCTCGCCGTTCGCTCATTGTTCCGCACGTCATCCGTTGCATGTTTCTCATTCTTGTCTTCTTCTCCGCCCCCGCCGCCGCGCACGATCGCACGACATCATACTCCGGCTGGGTGATTCGCGGCCGTGAGGCCGAAGTCGCACTGCGTCTGTCTCAACTCGACCTGTCGCACTACCCGTGGGGCGGCGACGGCACCAACCTCGAAGCTGCGGCTGGCACCTACGCCATCGCGCATCTCAAACTGTCGGCGGGCGACGCACCGTGCGCCGTCGTTGACGGTCCGCGTCCGCTCAGCGCCGCGCCTGGTCGGGTCGTGATCGAGTGGCGTGTGCGTTGCCCGGAGCAGGGCGGGCTGCGGGTTCGCAGTGATCTGTTGTTCGACGTCGCGTCAGGTCATCTGCACTTCGCACGGGTGACACGCGACGGCGCCGAACCGCTCGAGCGCGTGCTGTCCGAGGGCGAGCGCGAGTGGTCATTGGACGAGCCGGCGGTATCGACAGCAACGGCACCTGAACCCGGCGGCACAACGTTGCTTGAGTACGTCGAGCTGGGCATCGGGCACATTCTCACCGGCTACGATCACCTCGCGTTTCTCCTCGCCCTGCTCTTGATCGGCGGAACCTTCGGCGAAGTGGCGAAGGTCGTGACTGGCTTCACCGTCGCCCACAGCATCACCCTGGCATTGACGGCGCTCGGGTACGTGCGGCCGGAGACGGCGCCGGTCGAAGCGCTGATTGGTCTATCGATCGCATTGGTGGCCGTCGAGAACGTGTGGCTCACCGGCCCACGTACAGCCGCGGTGCCGTTGATGATCGCGGCGATGCTCACGCTGCTTGCAGTGGCGGCGGTGCGCGGGTACGGCCGCGTCCCGGCGCTCACGCTCGTCGGGTTGGCGTTGTTCGTCGCGTGCTACTTCGGTCTGCTGGCACGGGTGTCGAACGCGGCCTCGCTACGCTGGGCGATTGCCTTCATCTTCGGCCTCGTGCACGGCTTCGGCTTCGCGTCAGTGCTGGTGGAAGCAGGCCTGCCCACCGAGCGCTTGGTGCAAGCGCTGTTCGGGTTCAACGTCGGCGTCGAGGTCGGCCAACTCGCCGCGGTCGCGCTGGTGTGGCCGCTATTGCGACTAATTGCAAGACGCAGCGAATCGCGGCGGATGGCGGTCTCGCAGTACGGATCGGCCGCGGTACTCGCACTCGGGGTCTTCTGGTTCGTCAGCCGCGCGTTTGGATGACGGCCCGAGGCCGCGCGGGAAACAGCGCGCGAACCGCGGCATCGGCAGTGGCGAGATCCGGATCGTCAGCTGCGATGCGAACAGTGCCCACCACCGAACGGATGCTCGCCGCATGCACGTGGCCACCGCGTCTAGCGGTCGATACCAATCGATCGAGCACCTCGCTAATGCTTCGCACCCGCATGGTGCGCGTCTGCCCGCGCAGCCAAAGTAGGTTCTCCGCTCTCAGCGTGACCGAGACTGCCTGTTTCGACATAGGATATTTGTACGATGATCGCAGGACCTGTTGCAAGACCGCCGGGAGGTAGTGTCTCGGTTTGAACCGAACCTTGAGGCGCATCGGAAGTCGTCATTGCGAGGAGCGGAGCGACGAAGCAATCTCGCCGCAGTCAGCTCGGATGCTCAGCACATCGAGATTGCTTCGCCCTTGCAGGGCTCGCAATGACCGAGGATCCGGCGTCGGTGCAGATTTCAAGATGAGACACTACCCTGTCATGCAGGCGGACACGTGCGTCAGAGGCGACTACATCTCGATCCGATAGTTCCCCAGCCGGTCTAACGTCGCCACTTGCTTCGGATGCAGCACGATGGTGGTAAATGGCTCTTCGATGATGGCGGGGCCTTTGATGTGTTGGCCAGCCCGCAGTTGCGGGCCGTCGTAGACTGGCGTGACGACGAAGCGGCCACCGAAGAAGGCTTTGCGGCGACCTTTCACAGACGGACGCACGAACGAGCGTCCCAGAGTCGGGATCGCCGGTTTGTCGGTGACGCCAACCGCGGTCAGTCGCACGCTGCGTAGGATCGGCTCTTCGTCGCGCGAGGCGTAGGTATGCAGCTCTTCGTGGAGGGCGTGGAAGCGCTCAACCGTCCCGCTCACATCGCGAGCACTCAGACGGCCGTTGCGCGCTGCGATTGGCACGGCGATGTCGAAGGTCTGGCCCGGGTAACAGAGATTGGCGAAGCGGCGCAGCTCGATGCGTCCGCGTGCCCCGTGTCGCGCCGCCAGGACGGCGCGGGCGGCCGCTTCCATCTCGCTGAACAGGTGATTGATGCGGTCGAGTTCAGCCCGACCCACCGGCGTGATGTACGCGCGCAACTCATCGATGACGTGATCCGACAGCAGCAACCCCAACGCCGAGAATGCCGGCGAGGTCTTCGGCACCAACACGGTCTTGATGCCCAACTCCTCGGCTTGCGCCGTCGCGTGCACGGGACCGTTGCCGCCGTAGACCACCATCGTCAAACCTCGCGGATCGACGCCGCGCGTCGCCGAGATGCGCCGGATCGCGTTGGCCATGTTGGCGTTCACCAAGCGATAGATCCCGTGTGCCGCCTGGACGGCGTCGAGACCGAGCGGACGCCCGATCTGTTCCGCCATCGCATCGCGCACACCGTCGGTCTTCAGCCGCATCGTGCCACCACAGAAGTCGGCGGCGTTGAGATAGCCGAGCAACAGATTCGCATCCGTCACCGTCGGCGCGGTGCCGCCGCGGTCGTAACACATCGGTCCCGGTTCGGCGCCGGCGCTCTTCGGCCCGACTTGGAGCGACCCCGCGACCACCGACGCGATCGAGCCACCGCCGGCGCCGATCGATTGCACGTCAACCATCGGCAAGCCGACGAGGTAGCGGTGATGCCAGTTCCATCCGGCTTTGATCTCCGGCTGCCCGCCACGAATGAGACAGACATCGTAACTTGTACCGCCCATGTCGGCACAAACGAAGTCGTTGGTCTTGGCGGCGCGCGCAACCGCACACGCGGCAATCACACCGCCGGTCGGCCCCGAACTCAACACGGTCACCGGGCGACTAGTGATGTAGTCGGGCGTCATGATGCCGCCGTTCGATTGCATCACCAACAGGTCATGACGATACCCCTCATCGCGCAGGCGCTCGACCAGGCGTCCGAGATAGCGCTCGATCTTCGGCGCGACGTAGGCGTTCACCAAGGTCGTGCTGGTGCGCTCGAACTCCGGCGCCGAGGGCATCACCTCGTGCGACAGCGAGATGCTGACGCCGGGGCATTCTTCGCGGGCGATCTCGCGCACGCGGCGCTCGTGCGCCGGATTGATGAACGAGAACATGAACACGACGGCGAGCGACTCCGTCCCGAGCTGCTTCAACCGGCGCAGCGCCGTGCGCACGGCGGTTTCATCGAGCGGAACGAGGACCTTGCCTTCGTAGTCAAGTCGCTCGGGCACGCCGATGCGTCGACGGCGCTGCGCGATCGGCGGCGGTGGCGGCAGTGCCGGGTCCCAGATGTCTTCCTTGAAACCGCGGCGCAGCTCGATCTCGTCGCGATGCCCCTGCGTGGTGATCAACCCGGTCACCGCACCGCTCATTTCGATCAGCGTATTGTCGGCGGTGGTCGTGCCATGGACGATCACCGCCGTGTCGTGGAGCAGTTCTCCCAGACTCAGATGTTCGCCACGCGCCAACTCGCTGATGCCCGCGATCACTCCCTGAGACTGATCGCGCGGCGTCGTCGGGCTCTTGCTCAACCGCAACGCGCCGTCGCGCCCAACGAGCACAAAGTCGGTGAAGGTACCGCCAACGTCGATGCCGATTCTGTAGCTCATAACTTCGCGGGACCTTCTCCGGCCCCCTCGCCCCCTGGGAGAGGGCTGGGGTGAGGGCTCCTCAAGGCATCGCAAATTCGCGCCAGCACAGACTCCATATTGTTCAGCACCTCGTTGTCCCAAAAGCGCAGCACTCGGTAACTCTGTGCTTCCAGATAAGCCGTCCGCGCGTCGTCGCGCGCAACATTCATCGCGTGCTGACTGCCGTCAAGCTCGATGACGAGCCGGCGCTCGTCGCAGCAGAAGTCGGCGAAGTATGGGCCGACGGGATGCTGCCGCCGGAACTTCGCGCCGTTGACTTGGCCTGCGCGGATCTTCTGCCACAGTTTCTGCTCGGCGTCGGTTTGGTCGCTGCGGAGCTTCCGAGCCATGTTACGCTGGCAGATCGTGATTGACGGATGCGCGGTCTTTGTCACGGAGCCCTCACCCTAACCCTCTCCCAGAGGGAGAGGGGACCGGAGAGGCGGTTCGCAGTTGCGTGCGCAGTTGCGCGGTCGCCTCCGAATCAATCGCGAGCGTCAACGCCTCAAGCGACCCGGTC is a window encoding:
- a CDS encoding HupE/UreJ family protein; translation: MTTPRRSLIVPHVIRCMFLILVFFSAPAAAHDRTTSYSGWVIRGREAEVALRLSQLDLSHYPWGGDGTNLEAAAGTYAIAHLKLSAGDAPCAVVDGPRPLSAAPGRVVIEWRVRCPEQGGLRVRSDLLFDVASGHLHFARVTRDGAEPLERVLSEGEREWSLDEPAVSTATAPEPGGTTLLEYVELGIGHILTGYDHLAFLLALLLIGGTFGEVAKVVTGFTVAHSITLALTALGYVRPETAPVEALIGLSIALVAVENVWLTGPRTAAVPLMIAAMLTLLAVAAVRGYGRVPALTLVGLALFVACYFGLLARVSNAASLRWAIAFIFGLVHGFGFASVLVEAGLPTERLVQALFGFNVGVEVGQLAAVALVWPLLRLIARRSESRRMAVSQYGSAAVLALGVFWFVSRAFG
- a CDS encoding hydantoinase/oxoprolinase family protein, yielding MSYRIGIDVGGTFTDFVLVGRDGALRLSKSPTTPRDQSQGVIAGISELARGEHLSLGELLHDTAVIVHGTTTADNTLIEMSGAVTGLITTQGHRDEIELRRGFKEDIWDPALPPPPPIAQRRRRIGVPERLDYEGKVLVPLDETAVRTALRRLKQLGTESLAVVFMFSFINPAHERRVREIAREECPGVSISLSHEVMPSAPEFERTSTTLVNAYVAPKIERYLGRLVERLRDEGYRHDLLVMQSNGGIMTPDYITSRPVTVLSSGPTGGVIAACAVARAAKTNDFVCADMGGTSYDVCLIRGGQPEIKAGWNWHHRYLVGLPMVDVQSIGAGGGSIASVVAGSLQVGPKSAGAEPGPMCYDRGGTAPTVTDANLLLGYLNAADFCGGTMRLKTDGVRDAMAEQIGRPLGLDAVQAAHGIYRLVNANMANAIRRISATRGVDPRGLTMVVYGGNGPVHATAQAEELGIKTVLVPKTSPAFSALGLLLSDHVIDELRAYITPVGRAELDRINHLFSEMEAAARAVLAARHGARGRIELRRFANLCYPGQTFDIAVPIAARNGRLSARDVSGTVERFHALHEELHTYASRDEEPILRSVRLTAVGVTDKPAIPTLGRSFVRPSVKGRRKAFFGGRFVVTPVYDGPQLRAGQHIKGPAIIEEPFTTIVLHPKQVATLDRLGNYRIEM
- a CDS encoding endonuclease domain-containing protein, which codes for MARKLRSDQTDAEQKLWQKIRAGQVNGAKFRRQHPVGPYFADFCCDERRLVIELDGSQHAMNVARDDARTAYLEAQSYRVLRFWDNEVLNNMESVLARICDALRSPHPSPLPGGEGAGEGPAKL